GAATGGTCATGCACCTTATGCCGCTATGGCTGCGGCTGCTGGAAAACCAGTTTACGTAGAAAAACCAATGGCAAGAAATCATGCGGAATGCCTTAGCATGGTAGAAACTTGCGAAAAAGCAGGCGTACCGCTTTTTGTGGCTTATTACAGAAGAGCACTGCCTAACTTCTTAAAAATTAAAGAGCTTATAGATTCCGGCAGTATTGGCGATGTTCGTTTTGTGGATGTTAAAGTTCATAAATCATTAGAACCAGACATTGTTGGGCAATCTGACAATCATGAGAACTGGCGTACTAATCCTGAAATAGCGGGTGCAGGATACTTTTACGATCTGGCCTCACACCAGTTAGACTATTTAGATTTTCTTCTTGGCCCTATCACTAAGGCCTCTGGAATTGCGAAAAACTTTGGAGGAATATACACGGCAGAAGACACTACACTTGGAACTTTTGTTTTTGAAAGCGGAGCTATGGGAATGGGAAGTTGGTGTTTTGCCACTTCTGAAAATTCAGAATTAGAAAGAACAACCATTTATGGCTCTAAGGGGCGTATTGAGTTTCCCTTCTTTGAAGGAACAGATGTAGACTTATTTATTGATGGCGAAGCTAAACAAAGCTTCAATTTTGAAATGCCCGAGCATATTCAGCAACCACTTATACAGAGCATAGTGGACCAATTAAATAATAAGGGGAAATGCGTTTCTACTGGAGTTTCTGCTGCAAGAACCAATTGGGCATTGGAGCAAATTAGCAACAGAATAGATTAATCAGAACAAGAACACATAAAAACCAATAGCCTTAAGCTACTAACTGTTATACACTTACCACCTCTACTTCAGAAGAATGCTCTACCTGGCCATAGGCTGGGCATTGCTTCTTAACGCATGAAGAGAATACAAATGTTCCTATTATAAAAAAAGCGAATAATCTTAATTTCATCTTATATTTTTAAGTCTTTATTAGGCATTATTACAATAAACGAACCAAAGACCCGAATATTTGAAAATGGGATAGCCTTTTACTCTTCCCCAAGTCTTTCGGGTTTAGACCTTTCCGTTCTATAACCCAATATTTTCATCATTGATTCAGAATCCTGCTCTTCCGCAAAAAGCTCTGTAGTTAAGTTACCTTCTTCGTCCAGATTGACCAAAACGTGTTTGGTTGAAGGTATTAAACAATGCTGAATACCGCCATAGCCTCCCAAGGACTCTTGGTAAGCACCAGTATGGAAAAAGCCGATATACTGCTCTTCATTGTCCTCATTAAACATAGGCATATAAAGGTCTTCGGAATGAGCTTCGGTATTATAATAATCTGCCGAATCACAGGTTAATCCACCTAAATTCACTTTGGTATAAGGTGCATCCCAATTATTTACTGGAAGCATAATGTACTTTTGACCAATCCCCCAAGAATCTGGTAAT
This sequence is a window from Arcticibacterium luteifluviistationis. Protein-coding genes within it:
- a CDS encoding Gfo/Idh/MocA family protein; this translates as MIKWGIIGVGDVCEKKSGPAFQKAEGSELVAVMRRTGAKAKDFAERHGVPKWYDDAEKLINDPEINAIYVATPPNGHAPYAAMAAAAGKPVYVEKPMARNHAECLSMVETCEKAGVPLFVAYYRRALPNFLKIKELIDSGSIGDVRFVDVKVHKSLEPDIVGQSDNHENWRTNPEIAGAGYFYDLASHQLDYLDFLLGPITKASGIAKNFGGIYTAEDTTLGTFVFESGAMGMGSWCFATSENSELERTTIYGSKGRIEFPFFEGTDVDLFIDGEAKQSFNFEMPEHIQQPLIQSIVDQLNNKGKCVSTGVSAARTNWALEQISNRID